The proteins below are encoded in one region of Patescibacteria group bacterium:
- the metG gene encoding methionine--tRNA ligase, producing MNKKFYITTPIYYANADPHIGGAYTTVAADVLARYHRSKGEEVFFLTGTDEHGAKIAEAAAKEKKSPKEFSDQIAAKYQLLWDELQISHDNFIRTTDPHHEKVVASIVQALHDKGFIIKGAYSGLYCVGCEQYYTEKELVDGKCPLHLKEPIQLSEDCYFFKLSAFQEPLLKLIDSGEWVIEPKERRNEVMGFLKSEKLQDLAVSRAKAKMNWGITLPWDESQVLYVWVDALLNYLTGLKWDGSFKRISRFWPPDVQLMGKDILRFHAVIWPAVLLALEIALPKKLFIHGYFTINGQKMSKSLGNVIDPYQLTKTFGFDAARYLLLSLFPFGADGDISMEKFYDKYNSNLSSGLGNLVSRVITLTKKYQGQYQFTENKQFSEKIEQVWQKYDEALNNLAFEAAINQIHDFASFCDKYVESQKPWELAKTDIDKFKKTMYNLIEGLRQLSWLVKPFMPEISQKITEALNLKFENQEDLEAVKDWGQVRVYRVGNIKPLFPRLEKVS from the coding sequence ATGAACAAAAAATTTTACATTACTACTCCGATTTATTACGCTAATGCTGATCCGCATATCGGCGGCGCTTATACTACCGTAGCGGCCGACGTTTTGGCGCGTTATCACCGCTCAAAAGGCGAAGAGGTTTTCTTTTTAACTGGTACCGACGAACATGGAGCTAAAATTGCTGAAGCCGCGGCTAAAGAAAAAAAATCGCCCAAGGAGTTTAGTGACCAAATCGCCGCCAAATACCAATTATTATGGGATGAGTTACAAATTTCTCATGATAATTTTATTCGCACCACCGATCCGCATCACGAAAAAGTCGTCGCCAGCATTGTTCAAGCGCTCCATGACAAAGGATTCATCATCAAAGGAGCTTATTCTGGACTTTATTGTGTTGGTTGCGAACAATATTATACCGAAAAAGAATTGGTTGACGGCAAATGTCCGCTTCATCTTAAGGAACCAATTCAACTTTCTGAAGATTGTTATTTTTTCAAATTATCAGCCTTTCAAGAACCTCTACTGAAATTAATCGATAGCGGTGAATGGGTTATTGAACCGAAAGAACGGCGAAATGAAGTTATGGGATTTTTAAAAAGTGAAAAATTACAGGACCTTGCTGTTTCGCGCGCTAAAGCCAAAATGAACTGGGGCATTACCTTGCCCTGGGACGAGAGCCAAGTGCTTTATGTTTGGGTTGATGCGCTGCTTAATTATCTGACCGGTTTAAAATGGGATGGCAGTTTTAAAAGAATATCCAGATTTTGGCCGCCAGACGTGCAATTGATGGGCAAAGATATTCTAAGATTTCATGCCGTGATTTGGCCAGCTGTGCTTTTGGCGCTTGAGATTGCTCTGCCCAAAAAATTATTCATCCACGGATATTTTACCATTAACGGTCAAAAGATGAGTAAGTCTTTGGGCAACGTCATCGATCCTTATCAATTGACTAAAACTTTCGGATTTGATGCGGCCAGATATTTATTACTAAGTTTATTTCCTTTTGGCGCCGATGGCGACATTTCCATGGAAAAATTTTACGATAAATATAATTCTAATTTATCGAGCGGTTTGGGTAATCTGGTTTCGCGAGTCATTACTTTAACAAAAAAATATCAAGGCCAATATCAATTTACCGAAAATAAGCAATTTTCCGAAAAAATTGAGCAAGTTTGGCAAAAATATGATGAGGCTTTGAATAATTTAGCCTTTGAAGCGGCCATTAACCAGATTCATGATTTTGCTTCATTTTGCGATAAATACGTGGAAAGCCAAAAGCCCTGGGAACTTGCCAAAACCGATATTGACAAATTCAAAAAAACCATGTACAATCTAATAGAAGGACTGAGACAGTTATCTTGGCTGGTAAAACCATTTATGCCTGAAATTAGCCAGAAAATAACCGAGGCGCTTAATTTAAAATTTGAAAATCAAGAAGACCTGGAAGCTGTTAAAGATTGGGGGCAGGTCAGAGTTTATCGGGTTGGTAATATAAAACCATTATTTCCGCGCTTAGAAAAGGTTAGTTAG